In Arachis hypogaea cultivar Tifrunner chromosome 17, arahy.Tifrunner.gnm2.J5K5, whole genome shotgun sequence, a single window of DNA contains:
- the LOC112765496 gene encoding ribose-phosphate pyrophosphokinase 4 encodes MAIEKGKVPTPIPNSKKPVNLFYSLDCEDLALKVAARCDHIILQNIKWRSFADGFPNIYINNAEELRGQHVAFLASFSSPAHVFEQLSVIYALPRLFVASFTLVLPFFPTGSFERMEEEGDVATAFTLARMLSNIPISRGGPTSLVIYDIHALQERFYFGDEVLPLFETGIPLLKQRLSQLPDANNVVIAFPDDGAWKRFHKQFDNFSVVVCNKVREGDKRIVRVKEGNATGHHVVIVDDLVQSGSTLIECQKVLAAHGAAKVSAYVTHGVFPNQSWDRFLHKNESLEKAFTHFWITDSCPLTVKAIGNKAPFEVLSLAGSIANALQI; translated from the exons ATGGCAATAGAGAAAGGGAAAGTTCCCACACCCATTCCAAACTCAAAGAAGCCTGTCAATCTCTTCTACTCACTTGACTGTGAAGACCTTGCTCTCAAGGTTGCTGCTCGCTGTGATCACATCATTCTCCAGAATATCAAATGGAG GTCTTTTGCGGATGGATTTccaaacatatatataaacaATGCAGAAGAGCTCAGAGGTCAGCATGTTGCTTTCTTGGCATCTTTCAGCTCTCCTGCACATGTCTTTGAGCAGCTTTCTGTCATATATGCGCTCCCTCGTCTGTTTGTTGCTTCCTTCACATTGGTGTTGCCGTTCTTTCCAACCGGTTCCTTCGAGCGCATGGAGGAAGAAGGTGATGTGGCAACTGCCTTCACCCTTGCAAGGATGTTGTCAAACATCCCAATTTCGAGAGGTGGCCCAACCAGTTTGGTCATATATGATATTCATGCTTTGCAG GAGAGGTTTTATTTTGGGGATGAGGTTCTGCCCTTGTTTGAGACTGGTATTCCTCTCTTAAAGCAACGACTGAGTCAGCTTCCGGATGCTAATAAT GTTGTTATAGCATTTCCAGATGATGGTGCTTGGAAGCGATTCCACAAGCAGTTCGATAATTTTTCAGTG GTGGTATGTAACAAGGTTCGTGAGGGCGACAAGAGGATAGTTCGGGTCAAGGAAGGCAATGCAACTGGTCATCATGTTGTCATTGTTGATGATTTGGTCCAATCCGGCAGCACTCTGATTGAATGTCAG AAAGTTTTAGCAGCTCATGGTGCAGCAAAGGTGAGTGCCTATGTCACCCATGGCGTATTTCCTAACCAATCGTGGGACCGGTTCCTCCATAAAAACG aaagcttggagaaagccTTTACCCACTTCTGGATCACAGATTCTTGCCCCCTTACTGTGAAAGCTATAGGAAACAAAGCTCCTTTTGAAGTGTTGAGTTTAGCTGGCTCCATTGCTAATGCTCTACAAATTTGA